The following proteins are co-located in the Hippoglossus stenolepis isolate QCI-W04-F060 chromosome 23, HSTE1.2, whole genome shotgun sequence genome:
- the wrap53 gene encoding telomerase Cajal body protein 1, with product MSDAAGGGESGVAGTGQDAEADNEPPQQAPPLLEGDDLEVRETSEEGPPPVAKRLRMSQSPEQVAEPVEIHGETSAQAGFLPEHPAPPAQSACFSETADTGELPQCEEKGRGVIEVPVSLGAEEEDCHENGDGGHDAALEEETKAEEECDANGSADSPSEGQQLGLEFTQNPQMLTGSWTEYSSFPENYLKGCKWAPDGSCILTNSADNVLRVYNVPPEIYSYNWDLLPEMSPVLRMAEGDTIYDYCWYPKMSSLDADTCFLASSSRDNPVHIWDAFYGDVRASFRPYNHLDELTAAHSLCFTPDGTQLYCGFDKTVRVFYTDRPGRDCEERPTIVKKQGQSGIISCFSFSPCQSVYACGSYSRCAGLYSCQDGTLLALLPTRHHGGLTHLLFSPDGNYLYTGGRKDPEILCWDLREPGKVVFSLKRNVATNQRIYFDLDQSGRYLLSGDTEGVLSVWDTQTAPPDGNEELLQSQLRFQAHWDCTNGISIHPFMPLLATSSGQRQFPSPSDSDGESASGSEGAEAVMTPQEIRQDNALTLWWAGPLGPAPEGNQEPNTAAET from the exons atgtcCGATGCGGCCGGAGGTGGGGAAAGCGGTGTGGCAGGCACAGGGCAGGATGCAGAGGCGGACAATGAGCCCCCCCAACAGGCCCCACCTCTACTTGAAGGTGATGATTTGGAGGTCAGGGAGACCTCAGAGGAGGGGCCCCCTCCAGTTGCCAAGCGGCTCAGGATGAGCCAGTCTCCGGAACAGGTTGCAGAGCCCGTCGAGATCCATGGAGAAACATCAGCACAGGCTGGCTTCCTGCCGGAACACCCAGCCCCACCAGCACAAAGTGCTTGTTTTAGTGAAACTGCAG ACACAGGGGAACTACCACAATGTGAGGAAAAAGGTCGAGGGGTGATAGAGGTGCCTGTCAGTCtgggagctgaagaagaagattgCCATGAGAATGGAGATGGAGGGCATGATGCTGCCTTAGAAGAAGAGacaaaagcagaggaggagtgcGACGCTAACGGATCTGCAGACAGCCCCAGCGAAGGACAGCA GCTTGGCTTAGAATTTACCCAGAACCCCCAGATGCTGACTGGTTCCTGGACTGAGTACTCAAGCTTCCCAGAGAATTACCTGAAAGGCTGCAAATG GGCCCCTGATGGTTCCTGTATCCTGACCAACAGTGCAGACAATGTGCTCCGTGTGTACAACGTCCCTCCAGAGATCTACAGCTACAATTGGGACTTGCTTCCAGAGATG AGTCCGGTGCTGAGGATGGCAGAGGGAGACACCATCTACGACTACTGCTGGTACCCCAAGATGAGCTCTCTGGATGCAGACACGTGCTT CCTAGCAAGCAGTAGCCGTGACAACCCAGTCCACATATGGGATGCATTTTACGGGGATGTGCGAGCCAGTTTCCGACCCTACAATCACCTGGATGAGCTGACAGCGGCTCACTCCCTCTGCTTCACGCCGGACGGCACGCAGCTCTACTGCGGCTTCGACAAAACCGTCAGGGTCTTCTACACCGATCGTCCAGGCAGAGACTGTGAGGAGCGGCCCACAATAG TGAAGAAGCAGGGCCAAAGTGGCATCATCTCCTGCTTTAGCTTCAGCCCCTGCCAGTCTGTTTACGCCTGTGGCTCTTACTCCCGCTGCGCTGGCCTCTACTCCTGCCAAGACGGCACCCTGCTGGCTCTGCTGCCGACCCGCCACCACGGAGGCCTCACCCATCTGCTCTTCTCCCCTGACGGCAACTACCTGTATACCGGCGGGCGCAAg gATCCAGAAATCCTGTGCTGGGATTTAAGAGAGCCAGGAAAGGTCGTGTTTTCACTTAAGAGGAACGTCGCCACTAACCAGCGCATCTACTTTGACCTGGACCA gtcagGCAGGTACCTGCTGAGTGGTGACACAGAGGGAGTCTTGTCAGTGTGGGACACCCAAACAGCTCCTCCTGATGGTAACGAGGAGCTACTGCAATCCCAGCTGAGGTTCCAGGCCCACTGGGACTGCACCAATGGCATCAG TATTCATCCATTCATGCCGTTGTTGGCGACCTCCAGTGGCCAGCGGCAGTTCCCGTCGCCCAGCGACAGCGATGGTGAATCGGCCTCTGGCAGCGAGGGAGCTGAAGCTGTGATGACCCCGCAGGAGATCCGACAAGACAATGCCCTGACTCTGTGGTGGGCCGGCCCACTCGGCCCCGCCCCAGAGGGGAACCAGGAGCCGAACACGGCGGCAGAGACCTGA
- the gigyf1a gene encoding GRB10-interacting GYF protein 1 isoform X1, translating to MTAETLNFGPEWLRALSSGGSVTSPPPSPAMPKYKLADYRYGREEMLALYIKDNKVPEDMQDKEFAAILQDEPMQPLALVPLTEEEQRNFSMSVNSVAVLRLMGKGVSGAAPAGVVRGRGAARGGRGRGRGEGAFYQRSIEEVEVGFGRSGREIHRSQSWDDRGERRFEKPLRREVGRPGFEEVVAPVAPGRKEFTRADSDNWRTLREEQEEEEGAEPGTNWRLALSRRDVSSVSVLSDGCPRSAGWREHTGPGESRRRKFDFDFRESDGHGGGGGRRRAGSEGLEDDRDGLPEWCTDEEDGEMGTFDSSGAFMPLRKGGKDTMDDEFDFKGIEEEEEEEEEESFTDIERNSPEGDNEMKETGSAVVDGEAKPASPSSSPPTHCTPPSLEPQPSNACTVVDNTQLSNSHPVKTNSTHREDLAPIGISKARLSPSTTSSILPPPPPSSAAPLLPPSGGDNEDDEGMKHLQQEAEKMVASLQDTSLEEECFTQALQQQESRNTAAALPLSHEAAMKWFYKDPQGEIQGPFTTVEMCEWFQAGYFTMTLLVKRGCDEGFQPLGDVIKMWGRVPFAPGPSPPPLLVRQPPPTQRPQPTRGTAGTGNLDQERLKKQQELAAAALYQQLQQQQLFQLINRCSEQGMMPSMNRSMSVPDTGSMWDMHTSASQPSGGEASLWDITMNPTTQGPTLEQLQKLQQERRDAELRVKREEEEQRKRREEKRRQQEEQKRREEEELFRRKQCRQQQELIMKLLQQAPQQQGSGAGSSGWSGGPSSGLTKAVKTPAMALMEMQQEAERLLKQQQQQRAQQQRDRHSGMSMGSSSMGGQWADGVGMWGGPGGMEGKSSSGSSSGSMGMWDEAVKNQAGLRGNSNNNMGLKNSRSSPSLSDQYMMRRKRTEEEDKLLKLLQGMKPQDGFTTWCEQMLHALNTSANNSTSSLDVATIVAYLKEVESPYAVLDFIRSYLGDTVEAKEFAKQFLERRAKQKANQQRQQQQQLSKEVAGLNMNFPLQDSMRGMNPSTLQSMFQTNHMGKAGLYDNQGGKMKKKQPMMLHSDPSILGYSFHNAECLSLNEMEMVEDY from the exons GCTCCGTGCACTGTCCAGTGGGGGGAGTGTGACGtccccccctccttcccccGCCATGCCAAAGTACAAGCTGGCCGATTACCGCTACGGCCGAGAGGAGATGTTAGCACTTTAtatcaaagacaacaag GTCCCAGAGGACATGCAGGATAAGGAGTTTGCTGCTATTCTGCAGGATGAGCCCATGCAGCCACTGGCACTGGTGCCTCtcactgaggaggagcag AGGAACTTCTCCATGTCTGTGAACAGTGTGGCAGTgctgaggctcatgggaaaAGGGGTCAGCGGAGCTGCCCCAGCTGGAGTGGTCCGAGGACGAGGGGCCGCACGAGGCGGTcgag gaCGAGGTCGTGGTGAAGGTGCATTCTACCAAAGAAGTAttgaggaagtggaggtggGTTTTGGCCGCAGTGGGCGAGAGATACACCGCAGCCAGAGCTGGGATGACCG gGGTGAGCGTCGTTTTGAGAAGCCACTGCGGCGGGAAGTGGGGCGTCCTGGCTTTGAAGAGGTTGTAGCCCCCGTGGCTCCAGGGAGGAAGGAGTTCACAAGGGCTGACAGCGATAACTGGCGCACCCTccgggaggagcaggaggaggaggagggggcggagCCAGGCACCAACTGGAGACTTGCTCTATCCCGCAGAGATG TATCATCAGTATCTGTTCTGTCAGATGGCTGTCCTCGCTCAGCAGGCTGGCGGGAACACACCGGCCCAGGCGAGAGTCGTCGTCGGAAGTTTGATTTCGACTTCCGGGAATCTGACGgtcatggtggtggtggtggtcgcCGGCGTGCGGGCAGTGAGGGACTAGAGGACGACAGGGACGGCCTGCCTGAGTGGTGTACAGATGAGGAAGATGGGGAGATGGGCACGTTTGACTCCTCTGGAGCCTTCATGCCTTTGAGG aagggTGGCAAGGACACAATGGACGATGAGTTTGACTTTAAGgggatagaggaggaggaggaggaggaagaggaggagagtttcACTGACATTGAGAGGAACAGCCCTGAAGGAGACAACG AGATGAAAGAAACTGGCTCTGCTGTGGTTGATGGTGAGGCAAAGCCAGcatcaccctcctcttctcctccaacaCACTGTACCCCTCCATCCCTGGAGCCTCAACCCAGCAACGCATGCACAGTTGTGGATAATACTCAGCTGAGCAACAGCCACCCTGTCAAGACCAACAGCACGCATCGTGAAG actTGGCTCCGATAGGAATTTCCAAGGCCCGGTTGAGCCCCAGCACCACCTCCTCCATTCTgcctcccccacccccttcctctgctgctcctctcctccctccatctggaGGAGAcaatgaggatgatgagggcATGAAGCACCTGCAGCAG GAGGCAGAGAAGATGGTGGCATCACTACAGGACACCTCTTTGGAGGAGGAGTGTTTCACCcaggctctgcagcagcaggagagcaggaaCACTGCAGCCGCTCTACCACTGTCTCATGAAGCCGCTATGAAGTGGTTCTACAAGGACCCACAGGGAGAAATCCAGG GTCCTTTCACCACGGTGGAGATGTGTGAGTGGTTCCAGGCTGGCTACTTCACCATGACCCTGCTGGTGAAGCGGGGCTGTGATGAGGGCTTTCAGCCCCTGGGGGACGTCATCAAAATGTGGGGCCGCGTACCCTTCGCCCCAGGGCCCTCCCCGCCGCCCCTGCTGGTGAGACAGCCACCACCAACGCAGCGCCCGCAGCCCACCCGGGGTACCGCTGGGACT GGAAACCTGGACCAGGAGCGGCTGAAGAAGCAACAGGAGCTGGCGGCAGCAGCTCTTTATCAGCAgctccaacagcagcagctattCCAGCTCATTAACAG GTGCAGTGAGCAGGGTATGATGCCTTCGATGAACAGATCGATGTCAGTGCCAGATACAGGGTCCATGTGGGACATGCATACCTCAGCTTCACAGCCATCCG GCGGTGAAGCCAGTCTTTGGGACATAACAATGAATCCTACTACTCAGGGTCCAACTCTCGAACAGCTTCAAAAG cTCCAGCAAGAGAGGCGAGACGCTGAACTCAGGGTGAagcgtgaggaggaggagcagcgtaagaggagagaagagaagaggaggcaacaagaggaacagaagaggagggaggaagaggagctatTCAGACGCAAGCAG TGTCGTCAGCAGCAGGAACTGATCATGAAGTTGCTGCAGCAGGCCCCCCAGCAGCAGGGTTCAGGGGCAGGCAGCTCGGGCTGGAGTGGGGGTCCCTCCTCTGGCCTCACCAAAGCAGTTAAAACCCCAGCTATGGCTCTGATGGaaatgcagcaggaggcagagaggcttctgaagcagcagcagcagcagagagcccagcagcagagagatcGC CACTCCGGcatgtcaatggggagctccTCCATGGGAGGTCAGTGGGCGGATGGTGTTGGCATGTGGGGTGGGCCTGGCGGTATGGAGGGTAAAAGCAGCAGTGGAAGCTCTTCAGGCAGCATGGGCATGTGGGACGAGGCTGTGAAGAACCAGGCCGGCCTGCGtggcaacagcaacaacaacatgggCTTGAAGAACAGCCGCAGCAGCCCGTCACTCAG TGATCAGTACATGATGCGCCGTAAgcggacagaggaggaggataagctgctgaagctgctgcagggcATGAAGCCCCAGGATGGCTTCACCACCTGGTGTGAACAGATGCTGCATGCTCTCAACACCTCTGCCAacaactccacctcctctttgGATG TTGCCACAATTGTGGCGTACCTGAAGGAGGTGGAGTCACCCTATGCAGTGCTGGACTTCATCCGGTCCTACCTAGGGGACACAGTGGAAGCCAAAGAGTTCGCCAAACAGTTTCTGGAGCGACGTGCCAAACAGAAAGCCAACCAacagagacagcagcagcagcag TTATCAAAGGAAGTGGCTGGATTGAACATGAACTTCCCTCTGCAG GACTCAATGCGAGGTATGAACCCAAGCACCCTGCAGTCAATGTTTCAAACCAACCACATGGGCAAGGCTGGTCTCTACGACAACCAGGGGgggaagatgaaaaagaaacagcCCATGATGCTGCACTCTGACCCCAGCATCTTAG GGTACTCATTCCACAACGCGGAGTGTCTGAGCCTGAATGAGATGGAGATGGTGGAGGATTACTGA
- the gigyf1a gene encoding GRB10-interacting GYF protein 1 isoform X2, which yields MTAETLNFGPEWLRALSSGGSVTSPPPSPAMPKYKLADYRYGREEMLALYIKDNKVPEDMQDKEFAAILQDEPMQPLALVPLTEEEQRNFSMSVNSVAVLRLMGKGVSGAAPAGVVRGRGAARGGRGRGRGEGAFYQRSIEEVEVGFGRSGREIHRSQSWDDRGERRFEKPLRREVGRPGFEEVVAPVAPGRKEFTRADSDNWRTLREEQEEEEGAEPGTNWRLALSRRDVSSVSVLSDGCPRSAGWREHTGPGESRRRKFDFDFRESDGHGGGGGRRRAGSEGLEDDRDGLPEWCTDEEDGEMGTFDSSGAFMPLRKGGKDTMDDEFDFKGIEEEEEEEEEESFTDIERNSPEGDNEMKETGSAVVDGEAKPASPSSSPPTHCTPPSLEPQPSNACTVVDNTQLSNSHPVKTNSTHREDLAPIGISKARLSPSTTSSILPPPPPSSAAPLLPPSGGDNEDDEGMKHLQQEAEKMVASLQDTSLEEECFTQALQQQESRNTAAALPLSHEAAMKWFYKDPQGEIQGPFTTVEMCEWFQAGYFTMTLLVKRGCDEGFQPLGDVIKMWGRVPFAPGPSPPPLLVRQPPPTQRPQPTRGTAGTGNLDQERLKKQQELAAAALYQQLQQQQLFQLINSEQGMMPSMNRSMSVPDTGSMWDMHTSASQPSGGEASLWDITMNPTTQGPTLEQLQKLQQERRDAELRVKREEEEQRKRREEKRRQQEEQKRREEEELFRRKQCRQQQELIMKLLQQAPQQQGSGAGSSGWSGGPSSGLTKAVKTPAMALMEMQQEAERLLKQQQQQRAQQQRDRHSGMSMGSSSMGGQWADGVGMWGGPGGMEGKSSSGSSSGSMGMWDEAVKNQAGLRGNSNNNMGLKNSRSSPSLSDQYMMRRKRTEEEDKLLKLLQGMKPQDGFTTWCEQMLHALNTSANNSTSSLDVATIVAYLKEVESPYAVLDFIRSYLGDTVEAKEFAKQFLERRAKQKANQQRQQQQQLSKEVAGLNMNFPLQDSMRGMNPSTLQSMFQTNHMGKAGLYDNQGGKMKKKQPMMLHSDPSILGYSFHNAECLSLNEMEMVEDY from the exons GCTCCGTGCACTGTCCAGTGGGGGGAGTGTGACGtccccccctccttcccccGCCATGCCAAAGTACAAGCTGGCCGATTACCGCTACGGCCGAGAGGAGATGTTAGCACTTTAtatcaaagacaacaag GTCCCAGAGGACATGCAGGATAAGGAGTTTGCTGCTATTCTGCAGGATGAGCCCATGCAGCCACTGGCACTGGTGCCTCtcactgaggaggagcag AGGAACTTCTCCATGTCTGTGAACAGTGTGGCAGTgctgaggctcatgggaaaAGGGGTCAGCGGAGCTGCCCCAGCTGGAGTGGTCCGAGGACGAGGGGCCGCACGAGGCGGTcgag gaCGAGGTCGTGGTGAAGGTGCATTCTACCAAAGAAGTAttgaggaagtggaggtggGTTTTGGCCGCAGTGGGCGAGAGATACACCGCAGCCAGAGCTGGGATGACCG gGGTGAGCGTCGTTTTGAGAAGCCACTGCGGCGGGAAGTGGGGCGTCCTGGCTTTGAAGAGGTTGTAGCCCCCGTGGCTCCAGGGAGGAAGGAGTTCACAAGGGCTGACAGCGATAACTGGCGCACCCTccgggaggagcaggaggaggaggagggggcggagCCAGGCACCAACTGGAGACTTGCTCTATCCCGCAGAGATG TATCATCAGTATCTGTTCTGTCAGATGGCTGTCCTCGCTCAGCAGGCTGGCGGGAACACACCGGCCCAGGCGAGAGTCGTCGTCGGAAGTTTGATTTCGACTTCCGGGAATCTGACGgtcatggtggtggtggtggtcgcCGGCGTGCGGGCAGTGAGGGACTAGAGGACGACAGGGACGGCCTGCCTGAGTGGTGTACAGATGAGGAAGATGGGGAGATGGGCACGTTTGACTCCTCTGGAGCCTTCATGCCTTTGAGG aagggTGGCAAGGACACAATGGACGATGAGTTTGACTTTAAGgggatagaggaggaggaggaggaggaagaggaggagagtttcACTGACATTGAGAGGAACAGCCCTGAAGGAGACAACG AGATGAAAGAAACTGGCTCTGCTGTGGTTGATGGTGAGGCAAAGCCAGcatcaccctcctcttctcctccaacaCACTGTACCCCTCCATCCCTGGAGCCTCAACCCAGCAACGCATGCACAGTTGTGGATAATACTCAGCTGAGCAACAGCCACCCTGTCAAGACCAACAGCACGCATCGTGAAG actTGGCTCCGATAGGAATTTCCAAGGCCCGGTTGAGCCCCAGCACCACCTCCTCCATTCTgcctcccccacccccttcctctgctgctcctctcctccctccatctggaGGAGAcaatgaggatgatgagggcATGAAGCACCTGCAGCAG GAGGCAGAGAAGATGGTGGCATCACTACAGGACACCTCTTTGGAGGAGGAGTGTTTCACCcaggctctgcagcagcaggagagcaggaaCACTGCAGCCGCTCTACCACTGTCTCATGAAGCCGCTATGAAGTGGTTCTACAAGGACCCACAGGGAGAAATCCAGG GTCCTTTCACCACGGTGGAGATGTGTGAGTGGTTCCAGGCTGGCTACTTCACCATGACCCTGCTGGTGAAGCGGGGCTGTGATGAGGGCTTTCAGCCCCTGGGGGACGTCATCAAAATGTGGGGCCGCGTACCCTTCGCCCCAGGGCCCTCCCCGCCGCCCCTGCTGGTGAGACAGCCACCACCAACGCAGCGCCCGCAGCCCACCCGGGGTACCGCTGGGACT GGAAACCTGGACCAGGAGCGGCTGAAGAAGCAACAGGAGCTGGCGGCAGCAGCTCTTTATCAGCAgctccaacagcagcagctattCCAGCTCATTAACAG TGAGCAGGGTATGATGCCTTCGATGAACAGATCGATGTCAGTGCCAGATACAGGGTCCATGTGGGACATGCATACCTCAGCTTCACAGCCATCCG GCGGTGAAGCCAGTCTTTGGGACATAACAATGAATCCTACTACTCAGGGTCCAACTCTCGAACAGCTTCAAAAG cTCCAGCAAGAGAGGCGAGACGCTGAACTCAGGGTGAagcgtgaggaggaggagcagcgtaagaggagagaagagaagaggaggcaacaagaggaacagaagaggagggaggaagaggagctatTCAGACGCAAGCAG TGTCGTCAGCAGCAGGAACTGATCATGAAGTTGCTGCAGCAGGCCCCCCAGCAGCAGGGTTCAGGGGCAGGCAGCTCGGGCTGGAGTGGGGGTCCCTCCTCTGGCCTCACCAAAGCAGTTAAAACCCCAGCTATGGCTCTGATGGaaatgcagcaggaggcagagaggcttctgaagcagcagcagcagcagagagcccagcagcagagagatcGC CACTCCGGcatgtcaatggggagctccTCCATGGGAGGTCAGTGGGCGGATGGTGTTGGCATGTGGGGTGGGCCTGGCGGTATGGAGGGTAAAAGCAGCAGTGGAAGCTCTTCAGGCAGCATGGGCATGTGGGACGAGGCTGTGAAGAACCAGGCCGGCCTGCGtggcaacagcaacaacaacatgggCTTGAAGAACAGCCGCAGCAGCCCGTCACTCAG TGATCAGTACATGATGCGCCGTAAgcggacagaggaggaggataagctgctgaagctgctgcagggcATGAAGCCCCAGGATGGCTTCACCACCTGGTGTGAACAGATGCTGCATGCTCTCAACACCTCTGCCAacaactccacctcctctttgGATG TTGCCACAATTGTGGCGTACCTGAAGGAGGTGGAGTCACCCTATGCAGTGCTGGACTTCATCCGGTCCTACCTAGGGGACACAGTGGAAGCCAAAGAGTTCGCCAAACAGTTTCTGGAGCGACGTGCCAAACAGAAAGCCAACCAacagagacagcagcagcagcag TTATCAAAGGAAGTGGCTGGATTGAACATGAACTTCCCTCTGCAG GACTCAATGCGAGGTATGAACCCAAGCACCCTGCAGTCAATGTTTCAAACCAACCACATGGGCAAGGCTGGTCTCTACGACAACCAGGGGgggaagatgaaaaagaaacagcCCATGATGCTGCACTCTGACCCCAGCATCTTAG GGTACTCATTCCACAACGCGGAGTGTCTGAGCCTGAATGAGATGGAGATGGTGGAGGATTACTGA